From the Priestia koreensis genome, one window contains:
- a CDS encoding alpha/beta fold hydrolase, with translation MSIYYKVIGEGYPVVMLHGWSLDHHIMLHTLEPLFENRIGWKRIYIDLPGMGQSASSPSIQNSDQMLEAVLNLLDEIIPNEPFIVCGYSYGGYMARGIIHARPNQVHGAFLLAPMVVPTFNERILPDHSVLRRDKNLLARLSPEEATEFGSMGVSQGEHEWERFQHDVLIPAKKADEAFLTHIQENGYGFSFDISTTLHYPALIITGRQDHIVGYQDTWQLIEEYPRATFTVLDIAGHNLQYEQINVINALVHEWLNRLEEEVTLTK, from the coding sequence ATGTCAATTTACTATAAAGTAATCGGAGAAGGCTATCCCGTTGTCATGTTACACGGGTGGAGCCTTGATCATCATATCATGCTACATACGCTAGAGCCTTTATTCGAGAACCGTATCGGATGGAAGCGTATCTATATTGATTTACCAGGAATGGGACAATCAGCATCCTCACCTTCCATTCAAAATTCAGATCAGATGCTAGAAGCTGTATTGAACCTGTTAGATGAGATCATACCTAACGAACCTTTTATTGTTTGTGGATATTCGTATGGAGGATATATGGCTAGAGGAATTATTCACGCTCGCCCAAATCAAGTTCACGGTGCATTTCTTTTAGCACCAATGGTCGTTCCAACTTTTAATGAGCGTATCTTACCTGACCATTCTGTGTTAAGACGTGATAAAAATCTATTAGCCCGTTTATCACCGGAAGAAGCCACAGAATTCGGCTCAATGGGAGTTTCACAAGGAGAACATGAATGGGAAAGATTTCAACATGACGTTTTAATTCCTGCAAAAAAAGCAGATGAGGCGTTTTTGACTCATATTCAGGAAAATGGGTACGGTTTTAGTTTTGATATATCCACTACTCTCCATTATCCCGCCCTCATCATTACAGGTCGTCAGGATCATATCGTTGGTTATCAAGACACATGGCAACTAATTGAGGAATACCCAAGAGCTACTTTTACTGTGCTTGATATAGCAGGCCATAATCTACAGTATGAGCAAATAAATGTAATTAACGCACTTGTTCATGAATGGCTGAATCGTCTTGAAGAAGAGGTTACGTTAACTAAATAA
- a CDS encoding shikimate kinase has translation MTKTIIFIGPICSGKTTVAALLAKKLDMPQCSIDDVRFTYYKDNGFSEDTQREIREQEGFNGVYSYWKPFEADAAVRIVREYQHHIIDFGGGHSVYEDPLLFKKVTTALDAEPYIFLLLPSADQKESVQVLNERLLEVTTDPQVHAINEHFVTHPSNERLAKYIIYTNGKTPGETAEEIAKIVNN, from the coding sequence ATGACAAAAACAATTATTTTTATTGGCCCAATTTGTTCTGGAAAGACAACAGTTGCAGCGCTGCTAGCAAAGAAGCTTGATATGCCTCAGTGCTCAATTGATGATGTGAGGTTCACGTACTATAAAGACAACGGATTTTCCGAAGATACGCAGCGTGAAATTCGTGAGCAAGAGGGATTTAACGGTGTGTATAGCTACTGGAAACCGTTTGAGGCGGATGCAGCGGTGCGCATTGTAAGAGAATATCAACATCACATCATCGATTTTGGAGGCGGACATTCTGTATATGAAGATCCCCTGCTTTTTAAGAAAGTAACTACAGCACTAGACGCCGAGCCTTATATCTTTCTCCTGCTACCAAGTGCAGATCAGAAAGAAAGTGTTCAAGTATTAAATGAGCGTTTGCTAGAAGTAACAACAGATCCACAAGTACATGCTATTAACGAGCACTTTGTTACTCACCCATCAAATGAGCGATTAGCTAAATACATCATCTATACAAATGGTAAAACACCTGGTGAAACGGCAGAGGAGATCGCAAAGATTGTCAATAACTAA
- the thrS gene encoding threonine--tRNA ligase, with the protein MSNHVEAEKRNHRKLGQELELFASMEEAPGMPFFLPNGMILRNELENYWKQQHQKAGYQEIKTPIMMKQELWEQSGHWDHYHENMYFSNVDEQNYAIKPMNCPGAILVFNHKRRSYRELPVRYAELGLVHRHELSGSLNGLLRVRSFTQDDAHIFAQMHQVKEEISSVLSMIDQFYAHFGFKYKVELSTRPENFMGAVEIWDKAEAALQSVLDEKGLDYQVNEGDGAFYGPKIDFHLLDSLGRSWQCGTVQLDFQMPEKFGCTYIGEDNQPHHPVMIHRAIYGAVERFMAILIEHYAGEFPLWLAPVQLKLLPIADAHVAYAYEVKEKLLAYGYRVEVDERREKVGLKIREAEMQKVPYMAVIGDQEIVKGSVALRKHKEGNVGIASIDELIKRFAEEV; encoded by the coding sequence ATGTCAAATCACGTAGAAGCAGAAAAACGCAATCACAGAAAATTAGGTCAGGAGCTAGAGCTTTTTGCATCAATGGAAGAAGCACCGGGAATGCCGTTCTTTTTACCAAACGGAATGATTCTTCGCAACGAACTCGAAAATTACTGGAAACAGCAGCACCAAAAAGCAGGCTACCAGGAAATTAAGACGCCAATTATGATGAAACAGGAGCTTTGGGAGCAGTCAGGTCACTGGGATCACTATCATGAAAATATGTACTTCTCAAACGTAGATGAACAAAATTATGCCATTAAACCGATGAACTGTCCCGGCGCCATTTTAGTATTTAACCATAAGCGAAGAAGCTATCGCGAGCTTCCTGTTCGCTATGCAGAACTTGGCCTTGTCCATCGTCATGAACTGTCTGGATCGTTAAACGGATTACTACGCGTACGCTCTTTTACACAAGATGATGCCCACATCTTTGCACAGATGCACCAAGTAAAAGAGGAAATTAGCAGCGTATTGTCAATGATCGATCAATTTTATGCGCATTTTGGTTTCAAATACAAAGTTGAGCTTTCCACTCGTCCAGAAAACTTTATGGGAGCTGTGGAAATATGGGATAAAGCCGAGGCCGCGCTACAATCTGTGCTTGATGAAAAGGGCTTGGATTATCAAGTTAACGAAGGCGATGGCGCGTTTTACGGACCTAAAATTGACTTTCATCTTTTAGATTCTCTAGGGCGTAGCTGGCAGTGCGGAACTGTGCAGCTTGATTTTCAAATGCCAGAGAAATTCGGTTGCACATATATTGGAGAAGACAATCAGCCTCATCACCCCGTTATGATTCACCGTGCGATTTACGGCGCCGTTGAACGCTTTATGGCGATCTTAATTGAGCATTATGCAGGTGAATTTCCGCTATGGCTTGCTCCTGTGCAGCTAAAGCTCTTGCCTATTGCAGATGCACACGTAGCTTACGCCTACGAAGTGAAGGAGAAGCTTTTAGCGTACGGATACCGCGTGGAAGTTGATGAGAGACGCGAGAAAGTCGGCTTAAAAATTCGCGAAGCTGAAATGCAAAAGGTGCCGTACATGGCGGTAATTGGCGATCAAGAAATAGTGAAAGGAAGTGTCGCCCTTCGTAAGCATAAAGAAGGAAATGTGGGCATCGCGAGCATCGATGAGCTTATTAAACGATTTGCTGAAGAGGTATGA
- a CDS encoding GNAT family N-acetyltransferase, with the protein MYLAKYDIEFKSFIDAYTLSEEQLQFTGTPRDAIQLSATDRDRHSILAIEDDRLVTFFVLHEQEGPKPYSQNPYALLVRAFSTDYHHQGKGYAKQSLLLLPSFVQEHFPHINEIVLAVNVRNTAAQHLYKACGFLDEGVRTMGKKGELVVMSYYLEVLV; encoded by the coding sequence ATGTATTTAGCAAAATACGATATAGAATTTAAATCATTCATTGATGCTTACACGTTATCAGAGGAACAGCTTCAGTTCACCGGAACGCCGAGAGATGCCATTCAGTTGTCTGCTACAGATCGTGATCGACACTCTATTTTAGCAATCGAAGACGACCGGCTTGTCACCTTTTTTGTCCTTCACGAACAAGAAGGTCCAAAGCCTTATTCACAAAATCCTTATGCGCTACTAGTACGCGCTTTTTCAACAGACTATCATCACCAAGGAAAAGGATATGCCAAGCAAAGCCTACTCTTGCTTCCTTCTTTTGTTCAAGAGCACTTTCCTCATATAAATGAAATTGTACTAGCCGTTAATGTTCGAAACACGGCTGCTCAACACCTCTACAAGGCATGTGGTTTTCTTGATGAAGGGGTTCGCACGATGGGGAAAAAGGGAGAGCTTGTTGTGATGAGCTATTACCTAGAGGTACTGGTGTAA
- a CDS encoding DUF3977 family protein, with protein MKFIEFGIGNTWLVRTETELQDGTEFEEKGVIGPIKLQSIYVRIWIGQHVGILDSREGLKYTRKKRREFKLLLGIKSG; from the coding sequence ATGAAATTTATCGAATTCGGAATTGGGAATACGTGGCTGGTTCGAACGGAAACGGAACTGCAGGACGGAACGGAGTTTGAGGAAAAAGGCGTTATCGGCCCTATTAAACTACAATCTATCTACGTGCGAATATGGATTGGACAGCACGTAGGTATTCTAGATAGTAGAGAAGGACTTAAATATACACGGAAAAAACGGCGGGAGTTTAAGCTGCTCTTGGGAATAAAAAGTGGCTAA
- a CDS encoding Gfo/Idh/MocA family protein, translated as MRVGIIGGGFGLRVQYPIIQTHPHMDVVSVCTMSRHCLHETLQQGINHYKDWKKMIDNEQLQILFVSTIALHHYSIVKYAIQKGIHIVCEKPFMMNQEQSLEIVNMAKQYDVKVVVDFEWRYFPIRQRAKELLDKQKIGDILHIEHHISSARYETLTNEALGWMGKKEKFGGMLGALGTHMIDNVRWMTSQEITYVQGMLHTHIQNGGGERRDADDAFFIHGLINYHISFSLQLLSGIHHEFDSMLKVFGTKGTLVIENDQRILLGESTQAFEELNLELSPVPYHLSPEQKAYYPALYALIDKTYIYITTDRVDRDLPTAVDGHFNQQILEQLLYKSNL; from the coding sequence ATGCGAGTTGGAATTATTGGAGGTGGGTTTGGATTGAGAGTGCAATATCCTATTATTCAAACACACCCTCATATGGACGTTGTCTCAGTATGTACAATGAGTAGGCATTGCTTGCATGAAACATTACAGCAAGGCATTAATCACTACAAGGATTGGAAAAAGATGATAGATAACGAGCAATTGCAGATTTTGTTCGTTAGTACGATTGCTCTTCATCACTATTCTATTGTAAAATATGCTATTCAAAAAGGCATTCATATTGTGTGTGAGAAGCCATTTATGATGAATCAAGAACAGTCTTTGGAAATTGTAAACATGGCAAAGCAATATGACGTGAAAGTAGTTGTCGACTTTGAATGGCGATACTTTCCTATTAGACAACGTGCAAAAGAACTCTTAGACAAGCAAAAGATTGGAGACATTCTGCATATTGAACACCACATATCTAGCGCAAGGTATGAGACATTAACAAATGAAGCACTAGGATGGATGGGGAAAAAAGAAAAGTTTGGGGGAATGCTTGGTGCATTAGGTACTCATATGATTGATAATGTACGATGGATGACATCTCAGGAAATAACGTACGTTCAAGGCATGTTGCATACACACATACAAAACGGTGGGGGAGAAAGACGTGATGCTGACGATGCCTTCTTCATTCATGGATTAATTAATTATCACATTTCCTTTTCACTTCAGCTTCTCTCAGGCATTCATCACGAATTTGACTCTATGCTAAAGGTATTTGGGACAAAAGGAACCTTAGTGATAGAAAACGATCAGCGAATTCTTTTAGGAGAGTCAACACAAGCTTTTGAGGAACTCAATCTTGAATTATCTCCTGTTCCATACCATCTATCCCCTGAACAAAAGGCTTACTATCCAGCGCTATATGCTCTTATTGATAAAACGTACATCTACATAACAACTGATAGGGTTGATCGTGATCTGCCGACAGCTGTGGATGGTCACTTCAATCAGCAGATTTTAGAACAGCTTTTATACAAAAGTAACTTATGA
- a CDS encoding class I SAM-dependent methyltransferase, whose protein sequence is MLGTAKRIKRESFEKRVTIIKESILQSIVNCMAVSHTHREIQIIQTNHRLKLAGAWGIKKGDRLLEVGCGQGDTTAVLAHLVGGGGLVHGVDIASPDYGSPITVGDSMAYLKNSPLGKQIHVSFETDILSEEVYFAENEFDAVVLSHCSWYFQSPDQLLRVLQKVRTWGKKLYVAEWDIRTTSTEQLAHFLAVHIQAQYEAFKENSFSNVRTLFTRADIEETMKKAGWTVHGAESISSPDLQDGEWEVHYVLSEYDSELNALSHLPAKFMELLRSQVYVLREAVNMHGVKPLNTFTVVGEKRGE, encoded by the coding sequence ATTTTAGGAACCGCTAAGCGAATTAAGAGAGAATCATTTGAAAAGAGGGTGACCATTATAAAAGAATCAATCTTACAGTCTATTGTTAACTGCATGGCAGTTAGTCACACACACCGAGAGATTCAGATCATTCAAACCAATCATCGACTGAAGCTAGCGGGGGCGTGGGGAATTAAAAAAGGTGACCGGTTACTAGAAGTAGGATGTGGTCAAGGAGATACGACCGCTGTACTAGCGCATTTAGTAGGTGGAGGGGGGCTTGTGCACGGTGTCGATATCGCATCTCCTGACTATGGCAGCCCGATTACAGTGGGTGATTCTATGGCATATTTGAAAAATTCTCCGCTCGGCAAGCAAATTCACGTTTCATTTGAAACGGATATTCTATCAGAGGAAGTCTACTTTGCTGAAAACGAATTTGATGCTGTGGTCTTATCACATTGCTCGTGGTACTTTCAGTCTCCTGATCAATTACTGCGCGTCCTTCAAAAAGTCCGAACGTGGGGGAAGAAGTTATACGTAGCGGAATGGGATATACGAACAACGAGTACAGAACAGCTCGCTCATTTTTTAGCCGTGCACATTCAGGCACAGTATGAGGCGTTTAAAGAGAATAGCTTTTCAAATGTACGAACGCTCTTCACCAGAGCAGATATAGAAGAAACGATGAAAAAAGCTGGATGGACAGTGCATGGTGCAGAAAGCATTTCGTCGCCTGATTTACAAGACGGAGAGTGGGAAGTTCATTACGTTTTGTCAGAGTACGACTCGGAGCTAAACGCCCTCTCACATCTGCCAGCTAAATTTATGGAGCTTTTACGATCTCAGGTATACGTGCTTAGAGAAGCGGTAAACATGCACGGGGTGAAGCCGCTCAATACGTTTACAGTAGTAGGAGAGAAACGAGGTGAGTAG
- a CDS encoding DUF350 domain-containing protein yields MDLFLNYLAYAGLACLMLIIGFVLFEVSTRTKELALIGKGNQTAAMVMGGKLLGLAFVLGSSIAHSIDLMDMVIWGFVGIITQIVLYILIELVTIRFSIKKAVEENNTAVGILLLLVSLSVGWVIAQCLTY; encoded by the coding sequence TTGGATTTATTTTTAAACTACTTGGCATACGCTGGGCTTGCTTGTCTTATGCTCATTATTGGATTTGTATTATTCGAGGTGAGCACGCGCACAAAAGAATTAGCGCTTATTGGAAAAGGGAATCAAACGGCCGCAATGGTCATGGGCGGAAAGCTCTTGGGATTGGCTTTTGTATTGGGCTCATCCATTGCACATTCCATTGATCTCATGGACATGGTTATATGGGGATTTGTAGGGATCATTACGCAGATCGTTTTATATATTCTGATTGAACTTGTAACGATTCGCTTTAGTATTAAAAAAGCGGTGGAAGAAAACAACACGGCAGTAGGGATTTTATTATTGCTTGTTTCCCTGTCAGTTGGCTGGGTCATCGCTCAGTGTTTAACGTATTAA
- a CDS encoding RNA helicase, whose protein sequence is MKKLVYYIDRGNENYERFYEYAASNVDSDELYARQLCTYLIKDETEYQLLYNEMAADEEFLILQELRPNKRNIDEKSYLYGFNGIPIEFRTIDSLNQHTLLTATSVRDHWSAIRYLLKDYVQVPDHGLYEVTSTELDEDRGCYVIYVNE, encoded by the coding sequence ATGAAAAAATTAGTGTACTACATTGATCGAGGAAATGAAAACTATGAACGCTTTTATGAATACGCAGCTTCAAACGTTGACTCTGATGAGTTATATGCAAGACAGCTATGTACATATCTTATAAAAGATGAAACCGAATATCAGCTTTTATACAACGAAATGGCAGCTGATGAAGAGTTTCTTATTTTGCAAGAGCTTCGCCCAAATAAACGCAACATCGATGAAAAAAGCTATCTTTATGGATTTAACGGTATTCCAATTGAATTTCGAACGATTGATTCATTGAATCAGCATACGCTTCTTACGGCTACTTCGGTTCGTGATCACTGGTCAGCGATTCGTTATTTGTTAAAAGATTACGTTCAAGTTCCTGATCACGGTTTGTATGAAGTTACGTCTACTGAGTTAGATGAAGACCGTGGATGCTATGTTATTTACGTAAATGAATGA
- a CDS encoding DUF6584 family protein, translating to MSEVSSETLAKIEQDIKSGDLGKARDRLHGLISTYPNELWLRKMLGDIYDQLQYPGMAGRYWYLESEKTTEMAEACRQFERTFGNNTHHIVRALKFKGDRDVIEHLPIHLETKVTGRVKGQLLEDVGKETLKDKLLGVGCLLFIVILLGIMLVGLYTVGQWIF from the coding sequence ATGAGTGAAGTATCATCAGAAACATTAGCTAAAATTGAGCAGGATATAAAGTCAGGAGATTTAGGAAAAGCTCGTGATCGCTTGCACGGGCTCATTTCTACTTATCCAAATGAGCTTTGGCTTCGTAAAATGCTCGGTGATATTTACGATCAGCTGCAATATCCAGGAATGGCAGGACGCTATTGGTATTTGGAAAGTGAAAAGACTACCGAAATGGCAGAGGCCTGTCGCCAATTTGAGCGTACATTTGGGAACAATACTCATCACATCGTAAGAGCTCTTAAGTTTAAAGGAGACCGAGATGTGATTGAGCACCTGCCGATTCACTTGGAAACTAAAGTAACTGGGCGCGTTAAAGGTCAGCTACTAGAAGATGTGGGGAAAGAAACGTTAAAAGATAAGCTTCTAGGCGTTGGTTGTCTGCTTTTTATCGTAATTTTGCTTGGAATTATGTTAGTTGGCTTGTATACGGTCGGTCAGTGGATTTTTTGA
- a CDS encoding DUF6843 domain-containing protein codes for MYTYFKCILILLIALFVSSGCSGSNDKTNNIYLLPKGYEGNVYVFFNVEGAPSLEKEKDYSVFDINHEGYYATSAPDMEYGTVNDKYFYVHSDGRRTKINKTCVRTMGTGST; via the coding sequence ATGTATACCTATTTTAAGTGTATTCTTATATTATTAATAGCTTTGTTTGTATCAAGCGGTTGTTCTGGCAGTAACGATAAAACGAATAATATTTATTTACTCCCCAAAGGTTATGAGGGAAATGTGTATGTATTTTTTAATGTTGAAGGAGCTCCTTCTCTAGAGAAAGAAAAGGACTACTCTGTTTTCGATATTAATCATGAAGGATATTATGCGACCTCGGCACCAGATATGGAGTACGGAACAGTTAATGACAAATACTTTTACGTCCATTCAGATGGCAGAAGAACAAAAATTAACAAGACATGTGTTAGAACAATGGGTACTGGTTCTACATAA
- a CDS encoding histidine kinase N-terminal 7TM domain-containing diguanylate cyclase, producing the protein MNLYIFDYVVIICISGVVTFLLGILAYVKRSTFSGSTTFILICITSCIYIFGHALELTGSTFTEIDGMIKLQYLGLPFIPPLNLVLAMQFLGFDRYLTKRNLVLIFVVPLISVTAILTNNFHHLFYKAIILKNVGSWVLADLEIGPFYVIHGSYTFGSLFACICILFAYGKNVKASYRLQLGAMIVASLLPMIASFLYLMGQAPYNMDPVPAVMCITSTLYVIAILSSDMLVIAPIAKEYVFEHMRDGVLVLDPSNHIVDFNAVAGRMLGGLNRFSIGQRVEEVWDAQMIETDLPDWQYEKDEEIKREIEWKTENGTEFVLFHIYPLYKKNGVLAGRTILLSNITSERLLREDLETRAYKDGLTNSFNRSYLVEKGEAYIRNYREDQRALSLIIFDIDHFKSINDTYGHEAGDETIKYVVSTTQKLLEEHVILSRYGGEEFVALLPDMMLHEAVHIAEQIRKRLEQRPFYYETTAIAVTASFGVAQFYDHENLNELIKEADKALYYAKNNGRNRVETLGALS; encoded by the coding sequence ATGAATTTATATATATTTGATTATGTGGTAATTATCTGTATATCAGGGGTTGTTACGTTTTTACTGGGAATATTAGCGTACGTAAAGCGAAGCACGTTTTCGGGGAGTACGACATTTATTCTCATTTGCATCACCTCTTGCATCTACATTTTTGGCCACGCATTAGAGTTGACAGGAAGTACGTTTACAGAAATTGATGGAATGATTAAGCTGCAGTATTTAGGGTTACCATTTATTCCACCGCTAAACTTAGTTCTCGCGATGCAGTTTTTAGGATTTGACCGTTACTTAACAAAACGAAATTTAGTGCTGATATTTGTTGTTCCGCTCATCAGCGTCACAGCCATCTTAACAAATAATTTCCATCACTTGTTTTACAAAGCCATTATTTTAAAAAACGTTGGGTCATGGGTGCTAGCTGATCTTGAAATTGGGCCTTTTTATGTCATTCACGGAAGCTATACGTTCGGCTCGCTGTTTGCGTGTATTTGCATTCTGTTTGCATACGGGAAGAATGTAAAGGCATCTTATCGTCTACAGCTCGGGGCGATGATTGTCGCCTCACTGCTTCCAATGATCGCTTCGTTTCTTTATTTAATGGGGCAAGCTCCTTATAACATGGACCCTGTTCCCGCTGTTATGTGCATCACATCTACGCTGTATGTCATTGCCATTTTATCTTCAGACATGCTTGTCATTGCACCGATCGCAAAAGAATATGTGTTTGAACATATGCGAGACGGTGTTCTTGTGCTCGATCCGTCCAACCATATCGTTGACTTTAATGCAGTCGCAGGCCGCATGCTCGGGGGATTAAATCGATTTTCAATTGGGCAGCGGGTAGAAGAGGTATGGGATGCACAAATGATTGAGACTGATCTTCCCGATTGGCAGTATGAGAAAGATGAGGAGATAAAAAGAGAGATAGAATGGAAGACTGAGAATGGAACGGAATTTGTCCTCTTTCATATTTATCCACTGTATAAGAAGAACGGCGTGCTAGCAGGAAGAACGATTTTACTTAGTAACATTACAAGTGAACGGTTGTTGCGAGAAGATTTGGAAACACGGGCGTATAAGGATGGACTTACAAATAGCTTTAACCGATCATATTTAGTAGAAAAAGGCGAGGCGTATATACGCAACTATCGAGAGGATCAGCGAGCGCTATCGCTCATTATCTTTGATATTGATCATTTCAAATCGATTAACGACACGTATGGTCATGAAGCAGGAGATGAGACGATTAAATACGTTGTGAGTACGACACAAAAATTACTAGAGGAGCACGTCATTCTCTCTCGGTACGGTGGGGAGGAGTTTGTTGCACTGCTTCCTGATATGATGCTCCACGAAGCCGTCCACATCGCAGAACAAATTCGTAAACGGCTTGAACAGCGTCCATTTTACTACGAAACGACCGCTATTGCCGTTACAGCAAGCTTCGGTGTCGCTCAGTTTTATGATCATGAGAACCTTAATGAACTGATTAAAGAGGCAGATAAAGCGTTATATTACGCCAAAAACAATGGCCGAAACCGAGTAGAGACCCTTGGTGCTCTATCATAG
- a CDS encoding GNAT family N-acetyltransferase, translated as MKIRSVKSTDYYTISPLINDWWGGRNMVDMLPKLFFDHFQQTSFVVEENEVVVGFLIGFLSQSNADEAYIHFVGVHPNWRKHRIGSKLYEHFFQVIQNEGRHIVRCITSPVNKTSIAYHTKLGFEVEEGNMNIDGVSVHQNYDGEGKERVLFVKNLKA; from the coding sequence TTGAAAATTCGTTCTGTAAAAAGCACTGACTACTACACCATTTCACCGCTCATTAACGATTGGTGGGGTGGGCGAAATATGGTTGATATGCTCCCAAAATTGTTTTTTGATCACTTTCAGCAAACGAGCTTCGTTGTGGAAGAGAATGAGGTCGTAGTTGGCTTTCTCATAGGCTTCTTATCGCAATCAAACGCTGATGAAGCGTACATTCATTTTGTAGGCGTTCATCCGAATTGGAGGAAACATCGTATTGGGAGCAAGCTGTATGAGCATTTCTTTCAAGTCATACAAAACGAAGGACGACATATTGTTCGCTGTATAACGTCTCCTGTCAACAAAACGTCCATTGCCTATCATACAAAGTTAGGTTTTGAGGTTGAAGAAGGTAACATGAATATAGACGGGGTATCTGTACATCAGAATTACGATGGGGAAGGAAAAGAACGTGTCCTGTTTGTGAAGAATTTGAAAGCGTAA
- a CDS encoding DedA family protein translates to MNEIVHLLNQYGYIVLFISLMLELIIVPIPNEALMSYVGVLCYQGDLNIYLSILSAGLGGVAGVSVSYWIGYKLGAPFFRKYGHYVHMGPDKLEKMEKWYEKYGRVLVMFSYFIPGVRHVASIFSGVIHLPFRIFSIFAYIGVFIWVGTFMMLGNILGPKWHEYEGEIKKWLVVASIIVAIVGILYFVIKTNLSFIKESAVLLFEYIFQRYHSLLKIKFIVLSFLLLFIAFITLMVIALENLISNEFGNFDAIIGAIILSVFGGKYVTLMQVMSNLSSWWVLGIASFITLVLIFFNRKHRWMEMIFFAATVLLTFLSSTGIHWLLHYFIDGSMISPTVPDVRTMLFLSVFSFFFLMVARHHGNVALGVTSFVLYIVVLGLYAVSGIYLFRFLPSDIAISYLFSAVLVSGGLLALETFRFLALIKEHMYKEKQRA, encoded by the coding sequence ATGAACGAAATTGTACATTTATTAAATCAATACGGGTACATCGTGTTGTTTATTTCGTTAATGCTTGAGCTAATTATTGTCCCAATCCCAAACGAAGCGCTAATGAGTTATGTTGGTGTTCTTTGTTATCAGGGGGATTTGAACATTTATTTATCCATTTTGTCCGCAGGACTTGGTGGAGTTGCCGGAGTAAGCGTATCTTATTGGATTGGCTATAAGCTTGGCGCGCCGTTCTTCCGTAAATACGGTCATTATGTGCATATGGGACCAGATAAACTTGAAAAAATGGAAAAATGGTATGAAAAATACGGGCGTGTATTGGTGATGTTTTCGTATTTCATTCCAGGTGTGAGGCACGTGGCGAGCATTTTTTCCGGTGTCATTCATCTTCCTTTTCGAATTTTTTCGATCTTTGCTTACATAGGCGTTTTTATTTGGGTCGGCACGTTCATGATGCTAGGAAATATTTTAGGCCCAAAATGGCATGAATACGAAGGCGAAATCAAAAAATGGCTTGTTGTCGCAAGTATTATTGTAGCAATTGTAGGGATTCTGTATTTCGTCATTAAAACGAACTTATCCTTTATTAAAGAATCAGCGGTGCTGTTATTTGAGTATATTTTCCAACGCTACCATAGCTTGTTGAAGATTAAGTTCATCGTTCTGAGTTTTCTGCTTTTGTTTATTGCGTTTATTACCTTAATGGTCATCGCACTTGAGAACTTGATTAGCAATGAATTTGGTAACTTTGATGCGATTATAGGAGCTATTATTTTATCTGTATTTGGAGGAAAATATGTTACGTTGATGCAAGTTATGTCGAATCTCTCGTCTTGGTGGGTGCTAGGAATTGCATCGTTCATTACGCTTGTGCTTATTTTCTTTAATCGAAAGCACCGCTGGATGGAGATGATCTTCTTTGCTGCGACGGTTCTGCTGACTTTCCTATCCTCAACGGGTATTCATTGGCTTCTTCATTACTTCATTGATGGAAGCATGATTAGCCCTACGGTTCCAGACGTTCGTACGATGCTATTTTTATCGGTGTTCAGCTTTTTCTTTCTAATGGTTGCCCGTCATCACGGAAACGTAGCGCTCGGCGTCACGTCTTTTGTTTTGTACATCGTCGTTCTCGGCCTGTATGCGGTCAGCGGCATTTACTTATTCCGCTTCTTACCAAGCGATATCGCCATTAGCTACTTATTTAGTGCCGTACTTGTAAGCGGTGGACTGCTAGCGCTTGAGACGTTCCGCTTTTTAGCGTTAATTAAGGAGCACATGTACAAGGAAAAACAGCGTGCATAA